The nucleotide sequence ACACGCGTCACCCCTCACTGATAATCCGCGCCGGGCGCTCTCCGGAAGGCTCCGGCGGCAGCGGCGCAAACATTGATACTACCAGAAGAGAGGCGTTAGACGCTAGGCGTTTGGCGTTAGGGAGGCGTCAGGCGTCAGGCGTTGGACAGCGTTCTTCCCTATCGCCTCACGCCTCGTCCCTCGCGCCTCTACTTGAGCAGCGTCCTGGTCCCCTTGATTGTCTGGCTGCTCAGCGTCGACAGGAACGCCGGAACCAGCCGGTCCATCAGCTCAAAATAGGTCGACAGGGCCGGGTTGCTCTGCTCGGCGCTATAGAGCACCTCCTCGCGGAAGGTCTCGGTGTAGAGCACCACACCAGTGCGTCCGTCGATGAACATGAATTTCGGCTTCAGGATGAAGCCCTTGCGCTCCATGTAGGTGCGGACCGGGACGACCTGGCGGCGGCCGAACGTGTCGTAGACCTCCTGCTCGCGCTGCACATACCCGGATGTGGCCTGCGGCGTGAACATGACGGTGCCGGTGACGATGAGCGGCGACTGGAACTCTTCGCCGATCTTCTTCCAGTACGCGGCATTGGTGAACAGAGGCTCGAATGCCTGCAGGTCCCGGTCTTCCTTGATGACTTTCGGCAGATCGACGACAGGGGCCGTGCTCGCCGGATCCGCCTGCCCGGCCAGGTGGTTCTTTGCCGCCACTTCCCTCAACGGCAGCACGTCGGCGTCGATGACCTTCAGGCTCGACTTGTTCTTGAGCTGGTTGCGCAGGAGGCGGACGGTCTCCAGGTTCGCGTCCACGTCCTCTGTGCCGCCGGCCACGAAACCCGCGACGAACACGCGCGAGAACGCCGCGACGTCGAGCTTCGGCTTGATCGGCGTTTCGACCGGCACCTCGAACATCGTGGTGCAAGCGCTGGCCGCCAGGACGAGCGCCGCGCTAGCGAGACGGTTGGCGATTCGCACGATCGTTGATTTCCTTGAACAAGTCGAAGTTCTGCTTGATGTAGACGTTCTTCGGATCGAGTTCGAGCGCGCGCTCGTACGCTTTCTTGGCTTTGTCAAAGAGGCCGGCCGTCTCATACGCCACGGCGAGGTTGTTGAACGCCGCGGCATAGGTCGGGTCGAGCTCGACGGCGCGTTCCCACCGGTAGATGGCTTCTTTCCACAGGCCCTGCTCGGCGACTTTGATGCCGAACTCGACCTGGGACCTGGCCTCCTTACGGTCGGCGGCCGACGCGATGGTTGCAGAAACTGCCACAGTCGCCAAGGCTAACGTGAGCGATTTTTTCAATCGGTTCATAGACACCATGGGCGCCATTTCTCACGTACACGATAGAGGCAGGCGGATCTACAGCCACTATAACCCCCGATCCGATGGGGCGCAAGCAGCCCGACAGCACAGCCCGGCGGTGGTATGGTCCTCGCATCAGCGCACCGTCGATGGCGAGCCTCAGGGAGATCGTCGCGCTGTCGTTGCTATGGACGGAGACCCCCCGTGTGCCCGCCGGGACGTCGGCTGCCTGCGACCTTGAACAGGCGCTTGAGATGGCTGGTATCGGCCCTCTGGGAGGAGCGTGCGAGCGGCTCCTCGAGCGGGCCGATCTGGCGCTGGCCGAGAGCGCGGCGCGCGGGCTACAGCCCGTGATCCGTGGCGGGGAGGGCTATCCGGCCAGTCTCGCGGCGATTCCCGATGCACCACCGGTGCTCTGGACCCGTGGAGTCCTCGGGCGCGTCGAACTGGCCGTCGCCATCGTCGGTTCGCGAACCGCCACACCGCATGCGCTCGACGTCGGGTTCCAGCTCGGGGAGGGGCTGGCGCGCGCCGGTCTGGTGGTGGTCAGCGGCATGGCTCGGGGCGTGGATTCAGCGGCCCACCGCGGAGCGCTCCACGCTCGGGGCCGGACCATCGCCGTGCTGGGCTGCGGCGCCGACATTGTCTATCCAGCCGAACATGCCCAATTGGCCGCGCGCATCAGTCAGTCGGGCGCCCTGGTGAGCGAACTACCGCCAGGAGCGCCACCGCTGGGGTGGCATTTCCCGCGGCGCAACCGGATCATCAGCGGACTGAGCCTGGGCGTTGTCGTGGTCGAGGCCGCCGCCGACAGCGGATCGCTCATCACCGCCAGGTGCGCGCTCGACCAGAATCGCCCGGTGATGGCCGTGCCGGGCGGCGTGTTGAGCGGCCGCAACAGGGGCGCGCACGCCCTGATCAAGGACGGCGCCCGCGTGGTGGAAGGGGTGAGCGACGTCCTGGAGGAACTGCGTCTCGAAATCCTGACGGCCGACGACCCGGTTGCGCGGCTCTCCCACCCGGCCAACGACCCATTGCTGCGCGTCATGATCGAAGGAGAAGCGTACCTGCTCGAGGCGCTTTGCGCCGAAACAGGCCTGGATCCTGCCAGGGCTCTCGGCCGGTTGGCCGAGCTCGAACTGGCCGGCTGGATCCGCCGGGCAGGCGGGGGCCGATTCGTGAAGCCCGGCTCGAACGTGCTAAGGTAGCGGAAATCTGGACTATCTGCAGGAGTTCAATGGCGAAGCCACTGGTGATCGTCGAGTCGCCGGCCAAAGCGAAGACGCTGGCGCGGTTTCTGGGAAACAAGTTCCGTATTGAAGCCAGTTACGGGCATGTCCGGGATCTGCCGGAGCGGGCATCGGAAGTGCCGGCCGAGATTCGCGAGAAGTCCTGGGGCCGGATGGGTGTCGACACGGATGGCGACTTCACGCCCTACTACGTCGTCCCCGCCGGCAAGAAGAAACACGTGGCGGCGCTCAAGGCGGCGTTGAAAGACGCATCGGAGCTCGTGCTGGCGACCGACCCCGACCGCGAGGGCGAGTCCATCAGCTGGCATCTGAAGGAGATCCTCAAGCCCAAGGTCCCGGTTCGCCGCATCGCGTTCCACGAGATCACCGAAGAAGCGATTCGGGAGGCGCTCGAGTCGAACCACGGTCTGGACGAGAACCTCGTGAGGGCACAGGAGAGCCGGCGGATTCTCGATCGTTTATACGGGTACACGCTGTCGCCGGTGTTGTGGAAGAAGGTGCAGACCGGCTTGAGCGCGGGCCGCGTGCAGAGCGTGGCCGTCCGGCTGCTCGTGGAGCGCGAAGAGGCCCGGCGGGCGTTCCGTTCCAGCACTTATTGGGATCTCGAAGCCCGCCTGGCATCTGGCGGACGGGAATTCGTCGCGACGCTGGTTCGCGTGGGCGACGAGCGGGTGGCGACCGGGAAGGATTTCGACCCGGTCACCGGGCTGCTGGCCAGCAAACGCGTGCGGCATCTGGACGAGGCCGGCGCCCGCCGCCTTGCCCAAGCGCTCACCACCAATCTGCCATGGCAGGTGACGTCGGTCGAAGCCAGGCCCGGCGTCGAACGGCCGGCACCGCCGTTTACGACCTCCACGCTGACCCAGGAGGCGAGCCGCAAACTCGGGTTCTCGACCGAGCGCACCATGCAGATCGCGCAACGGCTGTTCCAGGGCATCGAGATCGGCGGGGGCGAAATCGAAGGCCTCATCACGTATCACCGCACCGATTCCACGACGCTCAGCGAGAAGGCGATCAAGGAGGCTGCTCGGGTCATCCGCGAGATGTTCGGCGACGAGTACTACACCGGTCCGCGGCGCTACCAGACGCGCGTGAAGAACGCCCAGGAAGCGCACGAAGCGATTCGGCCCACCGACTTCCGCCAGGCGCCGCAGCAGTTGGCGGGCGTGCTCGATGCCGACGAACTCCGGGTGTACGAACTTGTCTGGAAGCGCACGATGGCCTCGCAGATGCCGGACGCGCGCGTGTTGAAAACGCTCGTCGAGATCACAGGGCGTGGCCCCGACGGAGAACCGTGTGCGATGACCGCCAGCGGCAAGGCCATCGAGTTTGCCGGGTTCCGGCGCGCCTACGTCGAAGGCAGCGACGACCCCGAGGCCGAGCTGGCCGATCAGGAGTCGATTCTGCCGACGATGAAGCAGGGCGATCGGATCGCGCGCGCTGGGGCGGCCGACGGCGCGGGTGTGGCGCTGGCCAGCCTCGATCCGAAGGGCCACGAGACCCAGCCGCCCGCCAGGTATACGGAGGCGGCGCTCATCAAGGAACTCGAGCAGGCCGGCATCGGCCGCCCTTCGACGTATGCGCCGACCATCGCGACGCTCGACCGCCGGGCCTACATGTTCCGCCAGGGCAAGGCCCTGGTGCCGAGCTTTTCCGCATTCGCGGTGATCCACCTGCTCCGCCGTCACTTCGGCGATTACGTCGATGTGGGTTTCACCGCGGAGATGGAAGAGGATCTCGACCAGATCTCCAACGGCGAGCGCGACTGGCTGTCATTCATCAAGGCGTTCTATCGGGACGGCGAAGGCGGCCATCCCGGACTCGAGCCGATGGTGAGACGTGAGGAATCGAAGATCGACTACCCGACCCTCGAGGTCGGGCAGGACACGGACACCCAGGAGACCGTGCGCGTTCGCATCGGACGGTACGGACCGTTCCTTCAGCGTGGCGAAGGCGGAGCCGGCAATACGGCCACGCTGCCCAAGTCGCTGCCGCCAGCCGATCTGACCATTGAGAAGGCGCTGGCGCTGCTCAAGGTCAAGGCCGAGGGGCCGCGCGAGCTGGGCCCGGATCCGGTCTCAGGGCTTTCGGTGTCCGTGCAACACGGGCGCTTCGGGCATTACGTCCAGTTGGGCGAGACGCCGCCGCGCGTCAAGGGCAAGAAGCCCGAGATGCCGAAACGGGCGTCGATTCCTGCCGGCATCAGTCACGCCGAGATCACGCTGGCCGAGGCGTTGCAACTGCTGAGCCTGCCGCGCGATGTTGGCGCCCATCCGGGTGATGGCGAGATCATCGTCGCGAGTCGCGGGCGATTCGGCCCGTACGTGAAACACGGCGACCAGTTCCGCTCGCTCGAGGATGGCGACGATGTGTTCACCATCACCCTGGAGCGAGCCCTGGCGTTGCTCGCTGCGCCGAAGGTGTCGCGTCGTCGGACGATGACGAAGGCCGTGATCCGGTCGCTCGGAAATCGTCCCGATGGCGGAGCCGAGATCAAGCTGATGGACGGCCGCTACGGCCCGTATGTCACCGACGGCACGGTGAACGCTTCGTTGCCGAAGAGTGCCGATCCGGCTGCTCTCTCGATCGCCGACGCCGTCGAGTTGCTGAACGCCCGCGCGACGGCAGGGCCGGGAAAGCGAGGTCGGACACCGGCTGCAGGACGTCAGAAGCCGGCAGGACGACGGAAGAAATAAGAAGAGAACAGACAGGAGTGAGTAGTCGGTAGACGACGCCGGCGTTCCAGAGGTGCGCGCGCTGAGATCAGCGGGATGGCGGTTCCTCCGCGTCCCCGCTCACGCAAGCCGGCAAAACGCGCCTTACCGGGATCCGTCGCCGACCTTACGTTTTGGGGAGGCGCCGCTTCACACTTAGCCGAGGTACCCCGAGAGCTAAGTGCGCATGGAAACGCCACGGTGTGGCGTTTCCCGCGGAGAATATCCCCCAGCCGGTCCTGGCCCTCGCGGCACGTTTTGCAGACTACCGCCCTTCGACTTCGCTCAGGACTTCGCTGTCGGCTTGGTTCGAGGGGCCGCTTCGGAAGCCGCCATCCCGAGCCTTCTGGGCTACGCGCGAGGAGCAAGAATCAGGGCTCGCATGGCATACGTTCGAATTGTTGGCGGCGGGCTTGCCGGGTGCGAGGCCGCGTGGCAGATCGCCCGGCGAGGCGTGCCTGTCACGCTCTACGAGATGCGGCCCTCCCGGCCGACCGACGTCCACCGGACCGCCAACCTTGCCGAACTGGTCTGCAGCAACTCATTCCGCGCCGACAAACTCGACAACGCCGTTGGTCTCCTGAAGGAGGAGATGCGTCGCCTCGATTCGCTGGTGATGCGCGTGGCGGATGTCGTGCGTGTGCCCGCCGGCGCGGCGTTGGCGGTCGATCGTGATCGGTTCGCGATCGAGATGACCCGGGAGATTCAACAGCATCCGCTCATCACCGTGCGCCGCGAGGAAGTCGACCGCATCCCGGCATCGGGCGACGATGACGGTCCGGTCGTCATCGCGACCGGTCCACTGACCTCCGACTCCCTGTCGAACGACATCCGCGAGTTCGTGGGGCAGAGCCATCTCTATTTCTTTGACGCGATCAGCCCCATTGTCTCTGCCGAGAGCATCGACATGAGCAGGGTCTTCAGGGCGTCGCGGTGGGGAAGAAGCCTCGGTCCGAAAGACGATGCCGACGGTCCCACCTGCGGTGATGACGGCAGCGAGGGCGACTATCTCAACTGTCCGATGACCGCCAACCAGTACGGCGCGTTCTACGACGCACTGACGCATGCCGAATCGGCGACGGTTCATGACTTCGACCGCGAGCACTTTTTCGAGGGGTGCCTGCCGATCGAGGTGCTGGCGCACAGGGGACCCGACACGCTGCGCTTTGGACCGATGAAGCCAGTGGGCTTGCCCGATCCGCGCACGGGGCGGCTTCCGTATGCCGTCGTGCAACTGCGCCAGGACAACCTCGCCGGCGACCACTACAGCTTCGTCGGGTTCCAGACGCAGCTCAAGTGGAGCGAACAGACGCGGGTGTTGCGGCTGATTCCGGGCCTCGAGCGGGCCGAATTCGTGAGGCTCGGCATGGTGCACCGCAACACGTACATCAACGGCCCTGCGGTGCTCGCGGAGACCTGGCAGACCCGCGCGCGTCGCGACCTTTTGTTTGCTGGCCAGATCTCCGGCGTCGAGGGCTATGTCGAATCGGCGGCGTCGGGGCTCGTCGCCGGGATCAGCGCCGCATCGCTCGCGCAGGGGCGGCAGCCGACCGCACCGCCACGGACGACGGCGATGGGCGCGCTGGCGTACTATGTGTCTCACGCGACGTCGGCGGGATACCAGCCGAGCAACATCACGTTTGGCATCATGGAGCCGCTGCAGAAGCCGCCGCGAAACAAACTGGCGCGCAAGCTGGCGATCTCGGAGCGGGCGCTGGCGGATCTGGCGGCATGGGTCGGGGGTCGATGAAAGATCATCTCCGGTCGTTTCTCGACTTTCTCCGCTTGAACCGGGGCGCCTCGCCGCACACGGTGCGCGCCTACGAGAGCGACCTGTCGCAGTTTCTCGACTTCCTTCCCATTCACAACGGCAAGTCCAGAAGTGAACAGCAGCCCATAGATTGCGACGTGGCCGCCATCCGATCGTTTCTCGCCGAACTCTATCGGACCCACAGGTCCCGCAAGAGCGCCGGTCGGAAACTGGCGGCGGTCCGGGCGTTCACCCGCTACCTCCGTCGCGAGGGATTGATCGAGGGCGATCCGGGTGCGCTGGTCGCCACGCCGAAGTTCGAGGACAAGCTGCCGGCGCACCTCGAGATTGACGAGATGACGGCGCTCATCGAAACGCCGGATACCTCGACGCCGCTCGGACGACGGGATCGCGCGATGCTCGAGCTGTTTTACGCGTCCGGGCTGCGGCTGAGCGAGCTGGTGGGTCTCGATCTGGATGACGTGAATCTCGGCAGCCGCCTGGTGCGCGTGCTCGGCAAGGGCAGCAAGGAGCGGATTGTCCCCTTCAATCAAAGCGCGACCGACGCGTTGC is from Acidobacteriota bacterium and encodes:
- the dprA gene encoding DNA-processing protein DprA, producing the protein MASLREIVALSLLWTETPRVPAGTSAACDLEQALEMAGIGPLGGACERLLERADLALAESAARGLQPVIRGGEGYPASLAAIPDAPPVLWTRGVLGRVELAVAIVGSRTATPHALDVGFQLGEGLARAGLVVVSGMARGVDSAAHRGALHARGRTIAVLGCGADIVYPAEHAQLAARISQSGALVSELPPGAPPLGWHFPRRNRIISGLSLGVVVVEAAADSGSLITARCALDQNRPVMAVPGGVLSGRNRGAHALIKDGARVVEGVSDVLEELRLEILTADDPVARLSHPANDPLLRVMIEGEAYLLEALCAETGLDPARALGRLAELELAGWIRRAGGGRFVKPGSNVLR
- the trmFO gene encoding methylenetetrahydrofolate--tRNA-(uracil(54)-C(5))-methyltransferase (FADH(2)-oxidizing) TrmFO; this encodes MAYVRIVGGGLAGCEAAWQIARRGVPVTLYEMRPSRPTDVHRTANLAELVCSNSFRADKLDNAVGLLKEEMRRLDSLVMRVADVVRVPAGAALAVDRDRFAIEMTREIQQHPLITVRREEVDRIPASGDDDGPVVIATGPLTSDSLSNDIREFVGQSHLYFFDAISPIVSAESIDMSRVFRASRWGRSLGPKDDADGPTCGDDGSEGDYLNCPMTANQYGAFYDALTHAESATVHDFDREHFFEGCLPIEVLAHRGPDTLRFGPMKPVGLPDPRTGRLPYAVVQLRQDNLAGDHYSFVGFQTQLKWSEQTRVLRLIPGLERAEFVRLGMVHRNTYINGPAVLAETWQTRARRDLLFAGQISGVEGYVESAASGLVAGISAASLAQGRQPTAPPRTTAMGALAYYVSHATSAGYQPSNITFGIMEPLQKPPRNKLARKLAISERALADLAAWVGGR
- a CDS encoding tyrosine recombinase XerC gives rise to the protein MKDHLRSFLDFLRLNRGASPHTVRAYESDLSQFLDFLPIHNGKSRSEQQPIDCDVAAIRSFLAELYRTHRSRKSAGRKLAAVRAFTRYLRREGLIEGDPGALVATPKFEDKLPAHLEIDEMTALIETPDTSTPLGRRDRAMLELFYASGLRLSELVGLDLDDVNLGSRLVRVLGKGSKERIVPFNQSATDALRAYLKDRPMLEQQALQQKEGPPKSPARLGPPRRLPRGSAGASPLFLNARGGRLTGRSVHRLVCQYVSQCSVQCGISPHALRHSFATHLLERGADLRAIQELLGHAQLSTTQRYTHVSAAQLIDVYRRAHPRAREQ
- a CDS encoding tetratricopeptide repeat protein; this encodes MAVSATIASAADRKEARSQVEFGIKVAEQGLWKEAIYRWERAVELDPTYAAAFNNLAVAYETAGLFDKAKKAYERALELDPKNVYIKQNFDLFKEINDRANRQPSR
- the topA gene encoding type I DNA topoisomerase gives rise to the protein MAKPLVIVESPAKAKTLARFLGNKFRIEASYGHVRDLPERASEVPAEIREKSWGRMGVDTDGDFTPYYVVPAGKKKHVAALKAALKDASELVLATDPDREGESISWHLKEILKPKVPVRRIAFHEITEEAIREALESNHGLDENLVRAQESRRILDRLYGYTLSPVLWKKVQTGLSAGRVQSVAVRLLVEREEARRAFRSSTYWDLEARLASGGREFVATLVRVGDERVATGKDFDPVTGLLASKRVRHLDEAGARRLAQALTTNLPWQVTSVEARPGVERPAPPFTTSTLTQEASRKLGFSTERTMQIAQRLFQGIEIGGGEIEGLITYHRTDSTTLSEKAIKEAARVIREMFGDEYYTGPRRYQTRVKNAQEAHEAIRPTDFRQAPQQLAGVLDADELRVYELVWKRTMASQMPDARVLKTLVEITGRGPDGEPCAMTASGKAIEFAGFRRAYVEGSDDPEAELADQESILPTMKQGDRIARAGAADGAGVALASLDPKGHETQPPARYTEAALIKELEQAGIGRPSTYAPTIATLDRRAYMFRQGKALVPSFSAFAVIHLLRRHFGDYVDVGFTAEMEEDLDQISNGERDWLSFIKAFYRDGEGGHPGLEPMVRREESKIDYPTLEVGQDTDTQETVRVRIGRYGPFLQRGEGGAGNTATLPKSLPPADLTIEKALALLKVKAEGPRELGPDPVSGLSVSVQHGRFGHYVQLGETPPRVKGKKPEMPKRASIPAGISHAEITLAEALQLLSLPRDVGAHPGDGEIIVASRGRFGPYVKHGDQFRSLEDGDDVFTITLERALALLAAPKVSRRRTMTKAVIRSLGNRPDGGAEIKLMDGRYGPYVTDGTVNASLPKSADPAALSIADAVELLNARATAGPGKRGRTPAAGRQKPAGRRKK